One Skermanella pratensis genomic window, CGATCCAAGCGTGCAGCCAACTGGTCCACTTTCTCGGCAAGCGGCAGCGGCACGTGTGCGGTCAATACCTTGGTTTCCATATGGCACCTCGGTTTCAATCGAAAAAAATCATACCGGTCGAAGATGATCAGGTCGAGCGGAAAGCTTTCCGTGTTCCCTCACGCCAGTCGTCCGGCTGTGAGCGGTCCAATCCCCGAGGGGCATTACTGCTAAGACCGATCCGCATCGTACACCACATCCGTGAAATAAAGCCCGTCCGGCGGTGCCGTGGGGCCGCCCTTCGAGCGGTCGCGCGCTTCGAGCGCGGTGCGGACCTGCTCCACCGGCCAGCGGCCTTCGCCGACCAGCACCAGGGTGCCGGTGATGTTGCGGATCTGGTGGTGAAGGAATGAGCGGGCGCGGGCGGTGATGCGGATCTCGGGGCCGGAGCGGGTCACGGTCAGCACGTCGAGGGTCTTCACCGGGGATTTCGCCTGGCACAGGCTGGCGCGGAAAGTCGTGAAGTCGTGGCATCCGATCAGGATCCCGGCGGCCGCGTCCATGGCCTCGGCGTCCAGGGGGCGGCCGATCTGCCAGGCGCGGCCGTAGTCCAGGGCCAGCGGGGCGCGGCGGTTGACGATGCGGTAGACATAGCCGCGCTCGACGGCGGACATTCGGGCGTGGAAATCGTCCGGGACGGGTTCGGCATCGAGCACCGCGATAGGAGCCGGCCGCAGGTGGAAGTTCAGCCCGTCGCGGACGGCGCGCTCGGTCAGGGACTTCTCCAGGTCGAAATGGGCGGTCTGTCCCAGGGCGTGTACGCCCGCGTCCGTACGGCCGGCGCCGTGGACGCGTACGGTTTCGCCCGACAGCTTCTCGACGGCTTCCTCCAGGCACTGCTGGATCGACGGACCGTTGTCCTGCCGCTGCCAGCCGACGAATTCGCGGCCGTCATACTCGACGGTCAGTTTCCAGCGGCTCATGGTGCCGTCAGCACGGTCCCGACCGGCAATTGGAAGCCGCGCAGGAAGGCGTCCCCGTCCACCGCCGCCTTGCCGGGCCGCTGCACGCGGGTCAGGCGGATGGCCCCGTCCGCGCAGGCCACCGTCAGGCGGCCGTCCAGCAGGGTGCCGGGGGCGGCGCCGGAGTGATTGCCGGCCGATTCGGCGCCCAGCACCTTGATCCGCTCCTTGCCCAGGTCGAACCAGACGCCCGGCCAGGGGTTCAGCGCCCGCACTTGGCGTTCGGTCTCGGCGGCAGGACGGCTCCAGTCCAGCCTGCCGTCCTCGCGGGTCAGCTTCGCGGCATAGGTGACGCCTTCCTCCGGCTGCGGAACCGGCGTCAGGCTCCCGTCGGCCGCGCCGTCCAGCGCCTTCACGATCAGGTCGGCGCCCAGGGCGGCCAGCGCATCGTGCAACTCGACCGCGGTCGTCCGTTCCGTGATCGGAACGGTGCCCTTGAGCAGCATGGGGCCGGTGTCCAGGCCGGCATCCATCCGCATGATCGTGACGCCGGTCTCCGCGTCTCCCGCCAGCAGGGCGCGGTGGATCGGGGCGGCGCCGCGCCAGCGCGGCAGCAGGGAGGCATGGATGTTCAGGCAGCCGAGGCGCGGCGCGTCCAGGATCGGCTGCGGCAGGATCAGTCCATAGGCGGCGACCACGGCGCAGTCCAGGCCGAGGGCGGCGAAGTCGGCCTGGGCCTCGGCATTGCGGAGCGACTTCGGCGTCCGCACCGGGATTCCGCGCTCCTCCGCCAGCACATGGACCGGCGAGCGCTGCATCTGGTGGCCGCGGCCGGCGGGCCGGGGCGGCTGGCTGTAGACGCAGGCGATCTGGTGTCCGGCGTCGATCAGGGCGCGGAGGCCGACCGCCGCGAACTCGGGCGTGCCCATGAAGGCGAGGCGGAGAGGGGTCATGTCCGGGTCCTCGAACTCGGGTCAGCGAAGATGCGGCTTCTGGAAGACGGCGACCATGCGCCAGGCTTCCTCCGGATCGTCGATCGCGACATCCAGGTCCAGCCCGCCGAACCAGGCGACCGCTTCCAGGCATCCGCTCGCCCGGGCCAGCGCGTCCAGCTCCTGCACCGTGAAGCGGCGCTGGAAAGCCTTGTCCCGGATCACCTGCTTGCGTCCGCCTTCCCAGATGGTCAGGGTCGTGGTCACCTGGGCGACCTGGCTGACCGGGTCGAGGCTGTCGCCCGGGGATCCCCAGCGGACCCGCACCCGCGTGCCGTCGCGGGTGACCTCCCAGCCGTCCTCGGTCGCATCGTCGATGTTGAACAGCTCGCGCGGGTGGGGCAATTCGACGATCAGCACGCCGCCGGGAGTCAACGCCTCGCTGACCCGTTGCAGGCACGAAATGACGGCGCTGTTGGTCAGCAGGCAGGCGGCCGAGCCCAGCAGGAGAAGCGCCATGTCGACCGGCCGATCCAGCGCGAAACCGGTCATGTCGCCTTCTTGATAGGCGATCTCTACCCCGGCCGCCTCGGCTTTTTCGCTGCCGTAACGGACCATCGCCGGCTCGCGGTCGAGCGCCACGGCCCGGAGGCCGCGGCCCGCAAGCTGGATCGCGTGGTTCGCCGGTCCGGCGGCCAGTTCGAGCACGCTTTCCGGGGTGCGGCCCAGGTGACGGGCCGCGGCGGCGGTCAGGAAATCGCATTCCTGCGCGAAGTCGCGATAGGCGAAGGCGATGTCGTAGTAGCGCGCGGCGCCGTAGATGCGGCCGTGCTGCGACTGGCCGGGCGGCGTTTCGGAAGTATCGGCCAAAGTCAGACCGTTTCCTGCGACCGCTTCTGTTTCTGGAGCTTGCGCAGGATCATGTTGCGCTTCAGCAGCGAAAGGTGATCGATGAACAGCACGCCGTTCAGATGGTCGATCTCGTGCTGGATGCAGGTCGCCAGCAGATTGTCGGCGTCCAGCTCCCGCACCTCGCCGCCGCGGTCCAGGTAGCGCAGGCGCACCTGCTTGGGCCGCGTCACGTCGGCGTAATGGTCGGGCAGCGAGAGACAGCCCTCGTTATGGACCGACTTCTCGTCCGACTGCCACAGGATCTCGGGGTTCGCCATGGCGAAGGGCTGGGGCTTCTCCTCCTTCTCCGCCACGTCCACCACGATGACCCGCTTCAGGACGCCGATCTGGGGTGCTGCCAAGCCGATGCCGGGCGCCTTGTACATGGTCTCCAGCATGTCGTCCATCAGGGTGGCGATGGAGCCGTCGATGGTCTCGACCGGCTTCGCCTTGGTCTTCAGGACGGGATCGGGCGCGATGATGATGGGGCGGATGGCCATGGAGCCCTGTAGCGAATTCGGTCTATTGCGGGGTGACTGCTGCAGATATGATTTCCGGGGCCGTGCGTCAAGCCGCAAGCTGGCCTGTTCAGGGCAGCGGTGCGGGCAGCCGCCATTCCTGAGCCTGGAGGCTGCGCGGCGCTTGGTCGAGCGGTTGAAGCTCGGGCAGTTCCGCGTTGTTCGGCGCCACGTGGAGATCGCGGAAGCGCCGCGCGCTGACCAGCACGCGGGTCTCCAGCGTGCCGACCGCGCCGTTGTAGCAGTCCACCGCCTTGCCGAGCTGGCTGCCCAGCCGGTCCATGTGGCCGCCCAGGTCGCCCAGGC contains:
- the truA gene encoding tRNA pseudouridine(38-40) synthase TruA, with the protein product MSRWKLTVEYDGREFVGWQRQDNGPSIQQCLEEAVEKLSGETVRVHGAGRTDAGVHALGQTAHFDLEKSLTERAVRDGLNFHLRPAPIAVLDAEPVPDDFHARMSAVERGYVYRIVNRRAPLALDYGRAWQIGRPLDAEAMDAAAGILIGCHDFTTFRASLCQAKSPVKTLDVLTVTRSGPEIRITARARSFLHHQIRNITGTLVLVGEGRWPVEQVRTALEARDRSKGGPTAPPDGLYFTDVVYDADRS
- the fmt gene encoding methionyl-tRNA formyltransferase, coding for MTPLRLAFMGTPEFAAVGLRALIDAGHQIACVYSQPPRPAGRGHQMQRSPVHVLAEERGIPVRTPKSLRNAEAQADFAALGLDCAVVAAYGLILPQPILDAPRLGCLNIHASLLPRWRGAAPIHRALLAGDAETGVTIMRMDAGLDTGPMLLKGTVPITERTTAVELHDALAALGADLIVKALDGAADGSLTPVPQPEEGVTYAAKLTREDGRLDWSRPAAETERQVRALNPWPGVWFDLGKERIKVLGAESAGNHSGAAPGTLLDGRLTVACADGAIRLTRVQRPGKAAVDGDAFLRGFQLPVGTVLTAP
- a CDS encoding class I SAM-dependent methyltransferase; this translates as MADTSETPPGQSQHGRIYGAARYYDIAFAYRDFAQECDFLTAAAARHLGRTPESVLELAAGPANHAIQLAGRGLRAVALDREPAMVRYGSEKAEAAGVEIAYQEGDMTGFALDRPVDMALLLLGSAACLLTNSAVISCLQRVSEALTPGGVLIVELPHPRELFNIDDATEDGWEVTRDGTRVRVRWGSPGDSLDPVSQVAQVTTTLTIWEGGRKQVIRDKAFQRRFTVQELDALARASGCLEAVAWFGGLDLDVAIDDPEEAWRMVAVFQKPHLR
- the def gene encoding peptide deformylase, which codes for MAIRPIIIAPDPVLKTKAKPVETIDGSIATLMDDMLETMYKAPGIGLAAPQIGVLKRVIVVDVAEKEEKPQPFAMANPEILWQSDEKSVHNEGCLSLPDHYADVTRPKQVRLRYLDRGGEVRELDADNLLATCIQHEIDHLNGVLFIDHLSLLKRNMILRKLQKQKRSQETV